The Streptomyces sp. NBC_01268 genome window below encodes:
- a CDS encoding PTS transporter subunit EIIC, whose product MSSTSAAAVPKKSPWGGFFQGLQKMGRSLQLPIAVLPAAGIIGRLGQPDVFGAEGLGWTDVARVMAGAGGALLDADLGLPLLFCIGVAIGMAKKADGSTALAAVAGFLVYRGVLRAFPKPCPAGTKDIDGGCLGAGDTFAGYTYQNPGVFGGIIMGLLAAYLWQRYHRVKLVDWLGFFNGRRLVPIIMAFVGIAFAALCLWIWPPIGDALESFSDWLVGLGSWGSGIFGVANRALLVIGLHQFLNVPVWFQFGSYTKPDGTVVHGDISMFLAGDPAAGQFTSGFFPIMMFALPAAALAIAHCAKPHRRKEIGGMMLSVGLTSFVTGITEPIEYSFLFIAPVLYAIHALLTGVSMAVTWAFGVHDGFSFSAGLIDYVINWGLATKPWLIIPIGLCFAVVYYAIFRFAITKFNLPTPGREPDEVGDEFERDNTKA is encoded by the coding sequence ATGAGCAGTACGAGCGCCGCAGCCGTACCGAAGAAGTCACCCTGGGGCGGCTTCTTCCAGGGGCTGCAGAAGATGGGCCGCAGCCTGCAGCTGCCCATCGCCGTCCTCCCCGCGGCCGGCATCATCGGCCGGCTCGGCCAGCCGGACGTCTTCGGCGCCGAGGGCCTGGGCTGGACCGACGTGGCCCGGGTGATGGCGGGAGCGGGTGGCGCGCTGCTCGACGCCGACCTCGGCCTTCCTCTTCTTTTCTGCATCGGCGTCGCGATCGGCATGGCGAAGAAGGCGGACGGCTCCACCGCCCTCGCCGCCGTGGCCGGTTTCCTCGTCTACCGGGGCGTGCTGCGCGCCTTCCCCAAGCCCTGCCCGGCCGGCACCAAGGACATCGACGGCGGCTGCCTCGGCGCCGGCGACACCTTCGCCGGGTACACGTACCAGAACCCCGGCGTCTTCGGCGGCATCATCATGGGCCTGCTGGCCGCCTACCTCTGGCAGCGCTACCACCGGGTGAAGCTGGTCGACTGGCTCGGCTTCTTCAACGGGCGCCGGCTCGTCCCGATCATCATGGCCTTCGTCGGCATCGCCTTCGCCGCCCTCTGCCTCTGGATCTGGCCGCCGATCGGCGACGCCCTGGAGAGCTTCAGCGACTGGCTGGTCGGGCTCGGCTCCTGGGGCTCGGGCATCTTCGGCGTGGCCAACCGCGCGCTGCTGGTCATCGGCCTGCACCAGTTCCTCAACGTGCCGGTCTGGTTCCAGTTCGGCTCGTACACCAAGCCGGACGGCACGGTGGTCCACGGTGACATCAGCATGTTCCTGGCGGGCGACCCCGCGGCCGGTCAGTTCACCTCCGGCTTCTTCCCCATCATGATGTTCGCCCTGCCGGCCGCCGCGCTGGCCATCGCCCACTGCGCCAAGCCGCACCGGCGCAAGGAGATCGGCGGCATGATGCTCTCGGTCGGCCTGACCTCGTTCGTCACCGGCATCACCGAGCCGATCGAGTACTCGTTCCTCTTCATCGCGCCGGTGCTGTACGCGATCCACGCATTGCTGACCGGTGTGTCGATGGCGGTGACCTGGGCGTTCGGCGTCCACGACGGCTTCAGCTTCTCGGCCGGCCTGATCGACTACGTCATCAACTGGGGCCTGGCGACCAAGCCGTGGCTGATCATCCCGATCGGCCTGTGCTTCGCCGTCGTCTATTACGCGATCTTCCGCTTCGCGATCACCAAGTTCAACCTGCCCACCCCCGGCCGCGAGCCGGACGAGGTGGGGGACGAATTCGAGCGGGACAACACGAAGGCGTAA
- a CDS encoding PTS transporter subunit EIIC: MSTATAQAAAPAKKRGSGLFQGLQKVGRSLQLPIAVLPAAGILLRLGQPDVFGKDGLGWDKVASVFATAGGAVFDNLPLLFCIGVAIGFAKKADGSTALAALVGFLVYSNVLKAFPVTDAVINTTANKGVDVAATYNNPGVLGGILMGLLSAVLWQRFHRTKLVDWLGFFNGRRLVPIIMAFVGTAVGVIFGLVWEPIGEGISNFGEWMTGLGAGGAGLFGLINRALIPVGMHQFVNTVSWFQIGDFTNAAGEVVHGDLNRFFAGDPSAGIFMSGFFPIMMFGLPAAAIAIAHAARPERRKAVMGMMVSLALTSFVTGITEPIEFTFMFIAPVLYAIHAVLTAVSMAVTWAFGVHAGFTFSAGGIDYLLNWNLATKPWLIIPIGLVFAAIYYVVFRFAITKFNLPTPGREPEEEIEDLTKA; the protein is encoded by the coding sequence ATGAGTACGGCCACCGCCCAGGCCGCCGCTCCCGCGAAGAAGCGCGGATCCGGCCTGTTCCAGGGCCTGCAGAAGGTCGGTCGCAGCCTGCAGCTGCCGATCGCCGTGCTGCCGGCCGCGGGTATTCTGCTCCGCCTCGGTCAGCCCGACGTGTTCGGCAAGGACGGGCTCGGTTGGGACAAGGTCGCCTCCGTGTTCGCCACGGCCGGCGGTGCTGTCTTCGACAACCTGCCGCTGCTCTTCTGCATCGGCGTCGCCATCGGTTTCGCCAAGAAGGCCGACGGCTCGACCGCCCTCGCCGCCCTCGTCGGCTTCCTGGTCTACAGCAACGTCCTCAAGGCCTTCCCGGTCACCGACGCCGTGATCAACACGACCGCCAACAAGGGTGTCGACGTCGCCGCGACGTACAACAACCCGGGCGTGCTCGGCGGCATCCTCATGGGTCTGCTCTCCGCGGTCCTGTGGCAGCGCTTCCACCGCACCAAGCTGGTCGACTGGCTCGGCTTCTTCAACGGCCGCCGCCTGGTCCCGATCATCATGGCCTTCGTCGGCACCGCCGTCGGCGTGATCTTCGGCCTGGTCTGGGAGCCGATCGGTGAGGGCATCTCCAACTTCGGCGAGTGGATGACCGGCCTCGGCGCCGGTGGCGCCGGCCTCTTCGGTCTCATCAACCGCGCGCTGATCCCGGTCGGCATGCACCAGTTCGTGAACACCGTCTCCTGGTTCCAGATCGGCGACTTCACCAACGCCGCGGGCGAGGTCGTCCACGGTGACCTGAACCGCTTCTTCGCCGGTGACCCGAGCGCCGGAATCTTCATGTCCGGCTTCTTCCCGATCATGATGTTCGGCCTCCCGGCCGCCGCCATCGCCATCGCCCACGCCGCTCGCCCCGAGCGCCGCAAGGCCGTGATGGGCATGATGGTCTCCCTCGCGCTGACCTCCTTCGTCACCGGTATCACCGAGCCGATCGAGTTCACCTTCATGTTCATCGCGCCGGTCCTGTACGCGATCCACGCCGTCCTGACCGCCGTCTCGATGGCCGTCACCTGGGCGTTCGGTGTCCACGCCGGCTTCACCTTCTCCGCCGGTGGCATCGACTACCTGCTGAACTGGAACCTGGCGACCAAGCCGTGGCTGATCATCCCGATCGGTCTCGTCTTCGCGGCGATCTACTACGTGGTCTTCCGCTTCGCCATCACCAAGTTCAACCTCCCCACCCCGGGCCGCGAGCCCGAGGAGGAGATCGAGGACCTCACCAAGGCGTGA
- a CDS encoding MBL fold metallo-hydrolase, translating to MKLTVVGCSGSFPSADSACSSYLVEADGFRLLLDMGNGALGELQRHIGLYDLDAIFLSHLHADHCIDMCGYFVARYYRHEGGRCGALPVYAPEGAEQRLTTAYADTPSPTAMSEVFDFHTLKSAAFEIGPFSVRTEKVCHPVEAYAIRIEHGGRTLTYSGDTGVCDALDELARGADLFLCEASFTHGKEDIPALHLNGREAGAQAARAEVGRLVLTHIPPWTDGGRNLADAREVYAGPAELAYAGAVYEV from the coding sequence ATGAAGCTCACCGTCGTCGGCTGCTCAGGGTCGTTCCCGTCCGCGGATTCGGCCTGTTCGAGCTACCTCGTAGAGGCCGACGGCTTCCGGCTGCTCCTCGACATGGGCAACGGTGCCCTGGGCGAGCTGCAGCGCCACATCGGTCTGTACGACCTGGACGCGATCTTCCTCAGCCATCTGCACGCCGACCACTGCATCGACATGTGCGGCTACTTCGTCGCGCGGTACTACCGCCACGAGGGCGGCCGCTGCGGGGCCCTGCCCGTGTACGCCCCGGAGGGCGCGGAGCAGCGGCTGACCACGGCGTACGCGGACACGCCGTCGCCGACCGCGATGAGCGAGGTCTTCGACTTCCACACGCTGAAGTCGGCCGCCTTCGAGATCGGCCCGTTCTCCGTGCGCACGGAGAAGGTGTGCCATCCGGTCGAGGCGTACGCCATCCGCATCGAGCACGGCGGCCGAACGCTCACCTACTCCGGCGACACCGGGGTGTGCGACGCGCTGGACGAGCTGGCGCGCGGGGCGGACCTCTTCCTGTGCGAGGCCTCCTTCACCCACGGCAAGGAGGACATCCCGGCGCTCCACCTCAACGGCCGCGAGGCCGGTGCCCAGGCCGCCCGGGCCGAGGTCGGGCGCCTGGTGCTGACCCACATCCCCCCGTGGACCGACGGCGGGCGGAACCTGGCGGACGCGCGCGAGGTGTACGCGGGGCCGGCGGAGCTGGCGTACGCGGGCGCGGTGTACGAGGTCTGA
- a CDS encoding type II toxin-antitoxin system PemK/MazF family toxin, producing the protein MDTSWWPALVAVVVIALVVALADGRRRSGRRRPMGRTRPPARPTRPAPRGKAPRGEAPVGRPPTGRAPARAPRPGEIWWAEVPFEDGPGAKDRPCLVLGLRGDSALVAKITSKYHDERPGVIALPPGSVGDAQGRPSFLETDELRDVPVADFRRRVGTADPVVWDQVRHLAH; encoded by the coding sequence ATGGACACGTCATGGTGGCCCGCGCTGGTCGCGGTCGTGGTGATCGCACTGGTCGTGGCGCTCGCCGACGGGCGGCGCCGCTCCGGCCGCCGTCGTCCCATGGGCCGGACCCGACCGCCCGCCCGGCCGACCCGTCCGGCCCCGCGCGGGAAGGCGCCGCGAGGTGAGGCACCCGTCGGACGGCCCCCGACGGGCCGGGCCCCGGCGCGGGCGCCGCGGCCGGGTGAGATCTGGTGGGCGGAGGTGCCGTTCGAGGACGGCCCGGGGGCGAAGGACCGGCCGTGCCTGGTCCTGGGGCTGCGCGGGGACAGCGCGCTGGTCGCCAAGATCACCAGCAAGTACCACGACGAGCGCCCCGGGGTGATCGCGCTGCCGCCGGGCTCGGTGGGCGACGCGCAGGGCCGGCCCAGCTTCCTGGAGACGGACGAGCTGCGGGACGTGCCGGTGGCGGACTTCCGCCGCAGGGTGGGGACGGCGGACCCGGTGGTCTGGGACCAGGTCCGCCATCTGGCGCACTGA
- a CDS encoding PLP-dependent cysteine synthase family protein, with product MRYDSPLAAVGNTPLVRLPRLSPSDDVRIWAKLEDRNPTGSVKDRPALHMIEQAEKDGRLTPGCTILEPTSGNTGISLAMAAKLKGYRIVCVMPENTSEERRQLLAMWGAEIVSSPAAGGSNTAVRVAKELAAENPSWVMLYQYGNPDNAGAHYAGTGPEILADLPSITHFVAGLGTTGTLMGVGRYLREHKPDVKIVAAEPRYDDLVYGLRNLDEGFVPELYDASVLTTRFSVGSADAVTRTRDLLQQEGIFAGVSTGAALHAAIGVGNKAVKAGESADIVFVVADGGWKYLSTGLYTAATTEEAIAAVQDQLWA from the coding sequence ATGCGCTACGACTCCCCGCTGGCGGCGGTCGGCAACACGCCCCTGGTCCGGCTGCCGCGGCTGTCCCCCTCGGACGACGTCCGGATCTGGGCCAAGCTGGAGGACCGCAACCCCACCGGCTCGGTCAAGGACCGCCCCGCGCTCCACATGATCGAGCAGGCGGAGAAGGACGGCCGGCTCACCCCGGGCTGCACGATCCTGGAGCCCACCAGCGGCAACACCGGCATCTCGCTCGCCATGGCGGCCAAGCTCAAGGGCTACCGCATCGTCTGCGTCATGCCGGAGAACACCAGCGAGGAGCGCCGCCAGCTGCTCGCCATGTGGGGAGCCGAGATCGTCTCGTCCCCCGCGGCGGGCGGCTCCAACACGGCGGTCCGCGTCGCCAAGGAGCTCGCCGCCGAGAACCCGTCCTGGGTGATGCTCTACCAGTACGGCAACCCGGACAACGCCGGCGCGCACTACGCCGGCACCGGCCCCGAGATCCTGGCCGACCTGCCGTCGATCACCCACTTCGTGGCGGGCCTCGGCACCACCGGCACCCTCATGGGCGTCGGCCGCTACCTGCGCGAGCACAAGCCCGACGTCAAGATCGTCGCCGCCGAACCGCGCTACGACGACCTGGTCTACGGCCTGCGCAACCTCGACGAGGGCTTCGTCCCCGAGCTGTACGACGCCTCCGTCCTCACCACCCGCTTCTCCGTCGGCTCGGCCGACGCGGTCACCCGCACCCGCGACCTGCTCCAGCAGGAGGGCATCTTCGCGGGCGTCTCCACCGGCGCGGCCCTGCACGCGGCCATCGGCGTCGGCAACAAGGCGGTCAAGGCCGGCGAGAGCGCCGACATCGTCTTCGTCGTCGCGGACGGCGGCTGGAAGTACCTGTCCACCGGCCTCTACACGGCGGCGACCACCGAAGAGGCGATCGCGGCGGTGCAGGACCAGCTCTGGGCGTAG
- a CDS encoding MoaD/ThiS family protein → MAIEVRVPTILRTYTDGAKAVEGSGETLAELFADLESRHTGIEARIVDGGKLRRFVNVYLNDEDVRFLDGIDTKLTDGDNVTILPAVAGGMV, encoded by the coding sequence ATGGCCATCGAGGTCCGCGTCCCGACCATCCTCCGCACCTACACCGACGGCGCCAAGGCCGTCGAGGGCAGCGGTGAGACCCTCGCCGAGCTCTTCGCCGACCTGGAGTCCCGCCACACCGGGATCGAGGCCCGCATCGTCGACGGCGGCAAGCTGCGCCGCTTCGTCAACGTGTACCTGAACGACGAGGACGTCCGCTTCCTCGACGGCATCGACACCAAGCTCACCGACGGCGACAACGTCACGATCCTGCCCGCGGTCGCGGGTGGCATGGTCTGA
- a CDS encoding putative leader peptide has protein sequence MVSHDVSEETPGTPLLVARLHVDLCRLASAMCTSRAAL, from the coding sequence ATGGTTTCCCACGACGTGAGCGAAGAGACGCCGGGCACACCCCTGCTCGTCGCGCGCCTGCACGTCGACCTGTGCCGCCTCGCCAGCGCGATGTGTACGTCGCGCGCCGCGCTCTGA
- a CDS encoding ABC transporter ATP-binding protein: protein MTPGPPDPRDRRPAELRVEALSYEGRLHEAGLVARPGETIGLVGPNGSGKTTLLRCIYGTLTATSGRALLDGDDLHALGPRARARRVATVPQESALEFELTVRELVALGRSPHKRFWEGDTERDRERADAALDRVGILDLADRPYPGLSGGERQRALVARALVQDPELLVLDEPTNHLDIRYQLEVLSLMRHLGTTNLLALHDLTLAAAYCDRLYVLDRGRVVAEGPPAEVLTPALLAAVYGVEAEVIPHPTTGTPLVVYLPRPPVGQNLSVM, encoded by the coding sequence GTGACCCCCGGCCCGCCCGATCCCCGCGACCGCCGCCCGGCCGAGCTCCGCGTCGAGGCCCTCTCGTACGAGGGGCGGCTGCACGAGGCCGGTCTCGTCGCCCGCCCCGGCGAGACGATCGGCCTCGTCGGCCCCAACGGCAGCGGCAAGACCACCCTGCTCCGTTGTATCTACGGCACCCTCACCGCCACCTCCGGCCGCGCCCTCCTCGACGGCGACGACCTCCACGCGCTCGGGCCCCGGGCGCGGGCCCGCCGGGTGGCGACCGTGCCGCAGGAGAGCGCCCTGGAGTTCGAGCTGACCGTCCGCGAGCTGGTCGCCCTCGGCCGCTCCCCGCACAAGCGCTTCTGGGAGGGCGACACCGAGCGGGACCGGGAGCGGGCGGACGCGGCGCTGGACCGGGTCGGCATCCTGGACCTCGCCGACCGCCCGTACCCCGGGCTCTCCGGCGGCGAACGCCAGCGCGCCCTCGTCGCCCGGGCGCTCGTCCAGGACCCGGAACTGCTGGTCCTCGACGAGCCCACCAACCACCTGGACATCCGCTACCAGCTGGAAGTCCTCTCCCTCATGCGCCACTTGGGCACCACCAACCTCCTGGCCCTGCACGACCTGACCCTCGCCGCCGCCTACTGCGACCGGCTCTACGTCCTGGACCGGGGGAGGGTGGTCGCCGAGGGGCCGCCGGCGGAGGTCCTGACACCGGCCCTGCTCGCGGCGGTCTACGGGGTGGAAGCCGAGGTCATCCCGCATCCGACCACCGGCACGCCGCTCGTGGTCTACCTGCCCCGTCCGCCGGTTGGTCAGAATCTGTCCGTCATGTGA
- a CDS encoding FecCD family ABC transporter permease, protein MTRLRHASVVAGLLVALAAAVVAALALGSVRIPPGQVLDALTGRAGPSPYRTIVLDVRLPRVLLGAVVGAGLAVVGAVLQALVRNRLADPFLLGISSGASAGAVFVLVLGGGAGLVGGVTTTVALPAGAFAGALLALVLVYALARRGGTMTGARLVLAGVAVSYILSALTTLLLVLAGRPEQFQEALFWSLGGLGSARWDSLVLPAAVLALGIGALLTLARPLDLLLVGEEGATVLGLDTARFRAAVFVLASLVTAVMVAASGAVGFIGLMVPHAARMAVGAPHRRLLPVAALGGALALVLADLAARTVAAPQDIPVGVLTALTGGPFFLWLMRRRADGATL, encoded by the coding sequence ATGACCCGGCTCCGCCACGCCTCCGTCGTCGCCGGGCTCCTCGTGGCGCTCGCCGCGGCCGTCGTCGCCGCCCTCGCGCTCGGCTCCGTCCGCATCCCGCCCGGTCAGGTGCTCGACGCCCTGACCGGCCGGGCCGGGCCCTCCCCGTACCGGACGATCGTGCTCGACGTCCGGCTGCCCCGGGTGCTGCTCGGGGCGGTCGTCGGCGCCGGGCTCGCCGTCGTCGGCGCCGTGCTCCAGGCGCTGGTACGCAACCGGCTCGCCGACCCGTTCCTGCTCGGCATCTCCTCCGGCGCCTCCGCCGGAGCGGTGTTCGTCCTGGTCCTGGGCGGCGGCGCCGGCCTCGTCGGGGGCGTCACCACCACCGTCGCGCTGCCCGCCGGGGCCTTCGCGGGCGCCCTGCTCGCCCTCGTCCTCGTCTACGCCCTGGCCCGGCGCGGCGGCACCATGACCGGCGCCCGGCTCGTCCTCGCCGGGGTGGCCGTCTCGTACATCCTGTCCGCCCTGACCACCCTGCTGCTCGTGCTCGCCGGGCGGCCCGAGCAGTTCCAGGAAGCCCTCTTCTGGTCCCTCGGCGGACTCGGCAGCGCCCGCTGGGACAGCCTCGTGCTGCCCGCCGCCGTCCTCGCGCTCGGCATCGGAGCCCTGCTCACCCTCGCCCGCCCGCTCGACCTGCTGCTGGTCGGCGAGGAGGGCGCCACCGTCCTCGGCCTGGACACCGCCCGCTTCCGCGCGGCCGTCTTCGTCCTCGCCTCCCTGGTCACCGCCGTCATGGTCGCGGCCAGCGGAGCCGTCGGCTTCATCGGCCTGATGGTCCCGCACGCCGCCCGCATGGCCGTCGGCGCCCCGCACCGGCGCCTGCTGCCCGTCGCCGCCCTCGGCGGGGCACTCGCCCTGGTCCTCGCCGACCTGGCCGCCCGCACCGTCGCCGCGCCGCAGGACATCCCCGTCGGCGTCCTCACCGCCCTCACCGGCGGCCCCTTCTTCCTCTGGCTGATGCGCCGCCGCGCGGACGGAGCGACCCTGTGA
- a CDS encoding ABC transporter substrate-binding protein, with translation MSWRRPLLPAAVLIPLLAACAAPASTPAGGKAAPGFPYTVVNCGVTTTYQAPPKRAVTMNQHVTEVMLALGLQKSLVGTAYLDDAVLPAYKKAYDGVPVLAKEYPSKEALLAANPDFVYGGYASAFDAKAGRSRDDLERSGIASRLNTEYCPSGATGLDDVYREVAEVGRTFGVPDRAAAWTRDAQAGVTAAERRLKGTAPVSVFVYDSGDKTAFTAGGKGIGNELITRAGGRNVFADLDKTFGDATWEQVVARKPDVIVIYDYGSTTVEQKKRRLLDDPALREVPAVKNRRFAVLPLSDAVLGVRAPAAVGKLAAQLHPAAAAR, from the coding sequence ATGTCCTGGCGCCGCCCGCTGCTGCCCGCCGCCGTCCTCATACCCCTGCTCGCCGCCTGCGCGGCCCCCGCGAGCACCCCCGCCGGCGGCAAGGCCGCGCCCGGCTTCCCGTACACCGTCGTCAACTGCGGTGTCACGACCACCTACCAGGCGCCGCCGAAGCGCGCGGTGACCATGAACCAGCACGTCACCGAGGTCATGCTCGCCCTCGGCCTGCAGAAGTCCCTGGTCGGCACGGCCTACCTCGACGACGCCGTCCTCCCCGCGTACAAGAAGGCCTACGACGGCGTCCCCGTCCTCGCCAAGGAGTACCCCTCCAAGGAGGCGCTGCTCGCCGCGAACCCCGACTTCGTGTACGGCGGTTACGCCTCCGCCTTCGACGCCAAGGCCGGCCGGAGCCGCGACGACCTCGAGCGCTCCGGCATCGCCTCCCGCCTCAACACCGAGTACTGCCCCTCCGGCGCCACCGGCCTCGACGACGTCTACCGCGAGGTCGCCGAGGTGGGCCGCACCTTCGGCGTCCCCGACCGGGCCGCGGCCTGGACCCGCGACGCGCAGGCCGGGGTCACCGCGGCCGAGCGGCGCCTGAAGGGCACCGCCCCCGTCTCCGTCTTCGTCTACGACAGCGGCGACAAGACCGCGTTCACCGCCGGCGGCAAGGGCATCGGCAACGAGCTGATCACCCGCGCCGGCGGCCGCAACGTCTTCGCCGACCTCGACAAGACCTTCGGCGACGCCACCTGGGAACAGGTCGTCGCCCGCAAGCCCGACGTGATCGTCATCTACGACTACGGCTCCACCACCGTCGAACAGAAGAAGCGCCGCCTCCTCGACGACCCGGCGCTGCGCGAGGTCCCGGCCGTCAAGAACCGCCGCTTCGCCGTGCTGCCGCTCTCCGACGCGGTCCTCGGCGTCCGCGCACCCGCCGCCGTCGGGAAGCTGGCCGCCCAGCTGCACCCCGCGGCCGCGGCCCGATGA